From a single Oreochromis niloticus isolate F11D_XX linkage group LG3, O_niloticus_UMD_NMBU, whole genome shotgun sequence genomic region:
- the LOC100712481 gene encoding histone H3: protein MARTKQTARKSTGGKAPRKQLATKAARKSAPATGGVKKPHRYRPGTVALREIRRYQKSTELLIRKLPFQRLVREIAQDFKTDLRFQSSAVMALQEASEAYLVGLFEDTNLCAIHAKRVTIMPKDIQLARRIRGERA from the coding sequence atggcAAGAACCAAGCAGACCGCTCGCAAGTCTACTGGCGGCAAAGCTCCCAGGAAGCAGCTGGCCACCAAGGCCGCTCGTAAGAGCGCCCCGGCCACCGGAGGCGTCAAGAAGCCTCACCGTTACAGGCCCGGTACCGTGGCTCTGCGTGAGATCCGCCGTTACCAGAAATCCACCGAGCTGCTGATCCGCAAGCTGCCCTTCCAGCGCCTGGTCCGCGAGATCGCCCAGGACTTCAAGACCGACCTGCGCTTCCAGAGCTCTGCTGTCATGGCTCTGCAGGAGGCCAGCGAGGCTTACCTGGTCGGACTCTTCGAGGACACCAACCTGTGCGCCATCCACGCCAAGAGGGTCACCATCATGCCCAAAGACATCCAGCTGGCTCGTCGCATCCGCGGAGAGAGAGCTTAA